From the genome of Deinococcus sp. JMULE3, one region includes:
- a CDS encoding GNAT family N-acetyltransferase has translation MTEPRDLRPIPPAQAHLALPALRALRPVSPHTASPDALRAFLTTTGPEGYALVGAFEPRREEAVAVAGYRVMHLLWAGRTLYVDDLSTLPEYRGRGHARALLHWLEGRARELACAELHLDSGVGETRHAAHRLYHRAGMNVTAHHFSLPLSRGMA, from the coding sequence AGGCGCATCTGGCCCTCCCGGCCCTGCGCGCCCTGCGGCCCGTATCACCCCACACTGCCAGCCCGGACGCCCTGCGCGCCTTCCTGACCACCACTGGCCCCGAGGGCTACGCGCTGGTCGGCGCGTTCGAACCGCGCCGCGAGGAGGCCGTCGCCGTCGCCGGGTACCGCGTCATGCACCTGCTCTGGGCCGGGCGCACGCTGTACGTGGACGACCTGAGCACCCTCCCCGAATACCGTGGACGCGGCCACGCCCGCGCGCTGCTGCACTGGCTGGAGGGCCGCGCCCGCGAACTGGCCTGCGCGGAACTGCACCTCGACTCCGGAGTGGGGGAGACCCGCCACGCCGCGCACCGCCTGTACCACCGCGCCGGAATGAACGTCACCGCGCACCACTTCAGCCTCCCGCTGAGCCGGGGGATGGCATGA
- a CDS encoding DJ-1/PfpI family protein — MTFTVGILIFDGIEVLDLGGPFEVLSVATRLAGRDGEAAPFQPVLISASGAPAVGRGGFRVLPHATLDDHPPLDVLIVPGGVMDAPLADPRVREWVRAQAARVEVLASICTGAFLLASEGLLDGLRVTTHWEDQADLQAQFPALTVVPDVAWVDSGAVVTSGGISAGIDMTLHLVGRLHSHALAERTARQMEFRWTGQGLLDGVNP, encoded by the coding sequence ATGACGTTTACCGTCGGTATCCTGATCTTCGACGGCATCGAGGTCCTCGACCTGGGCGGCCCCTTTGAGGTCCTGAGTGTCGCCACGCGACTGGCCGGTCGGGACGGCGAGGCGGCGCCCTTCCAGCCGGTCCTGATCAGCGCGTCTGGCGCCCCGGCGGTCGGGCGAGGGGGTTTCCGGGTCCTGCCGCACGCCACGCTGGACGATCATCCGCCGCTGGACGTGCTGATCGTGCCCGGCGGCGTGATGGACGCCCCGCTGGCCGACCCGCGCGTGCGTGAGTGGGTGCGGGCGCAGGCGGCGCGGGTGGAGGTCCTCGCCTCGATCTGCACCGGCGCGTTCCTGCTCGCCTCGGAGGGCCTGCTGGACGGCCTGCGCGTCACCACCCACTGGGAAGATCAGGCGGACCTGCAGGCGCAGTTCCCGGCGCTGACGGTCGTGCCGGACGTCGCCTGGGTGGACTCGGGCGCGGTGGTCACGTCCGGCGGGATCAGCGCGGGCATCGACATGACCCTGCACCTCGTCGGGCGGCTGCACTCGCACGCGCTGGCCGAACGCACCGCCCGCCAGATGGAATTCCGCTGGACGGGTCAGGGCCTGCTGGACGGGGTGAACCCGTGA
- a CDS encoding pyridoxamine 5'-phosphate oxidase family protein: MTGFYDPTHRDPSVGRRPQNRRDDAWIEDLLLRVPLGRVATVYHGEDGRVWPFVTPLAFAYRPETHDLVYHTNVVGRLRANTEQAEAHGHPVTFEVTETGALLPSNSPLELSVQYRSVIVFGTARVLHGEDARAALTTLSERVFPGLRVGTHTRPITDADLARTAVYALSIERWSGKENWADGAAQEDGWPALPAHLAQLRPSHPEATHE; this comes from the coding sequence GTGACCGGCTTCTACGACCCCACCCACCGTGACCCCAGCGTGGGCCGCCGCCCGCAGAACCGCCGGGACGACGCCTGGATCGAAGACCTGCTGTTGCGTGTGCCGCTGGGCCGCGTGGCGACCGTGTATCACGGCGAGGATGGCCGCGTGTGGCCGTTCGTGACGCCGCTGGCCTTCGCGTACCGCCCCGAAACGCACGACCTCGTGTATCACACGAATGTCGTGGGCCGCCTGCGCGCGAACACCGAACAGGCCGAGGCGCACGGGCACCCCGTGACCTTTGAGGTCACCGAGACCGGCGCGCTGCTGCCCAGCAACTCCCCGCTGGAACTGAGCGTGCAGTACCGCTCCGTGATCGTGTTCGGCACCGCCCGCGTCCTGCACGGCGAGGACGCCCGCGCGGCCCTGACCACCCTCAGCGAACGGGTCTTTCCTGGCCTGCGTGTGGGCACGCACACCCGTCCCATCACGGACGCCGATCTGGCCCGCACCGCCGTGTACGCCCTGAGCATCGAACGCTGGAGCGGCAAGGAGAACTGGGCGGACGGCGCCGCGCAGGAGGACGGCTGGCCCGCGCTGCCCGCGCACCTTGCTCAGCTGCGCCCCAGTCACCCGGAGGCCACCCATGAGTGA
- a CDS encoding DMT family transporter, whose protein sequence is MTRRDALDMFLLSAFWGVSFLLIRLSGEVFPPVWVALLRSVFGAAVLLLALRLGRHSLPPARLWKPLLLVALFNNVIPWSFFAWGEQTVSSNIAAIINATTPLFALLIGLTLRDTRLRGVTLAGVLLGLGGVALTVSGGLGGGHATLHGVIILLLASLGYAVATTIAKRTLGGLNPVGLATTQLGLSSVILLPVALIGPAPAPLTLTAVGAVAFLGIVGSGLAYLLYYGLLARVSPTQVTAVTYALPVWGLGWAALAGEPVGALSVLGVLVVLAGLGLINLPPRAKRVPGAVGSEL, encoded by the coding sequence GTGACCCGCCGTGACGCGCTGGACATGTTCCTGCTCTCGGCGTTCTGGGGCGTGTCGTTCCTGCTGATCCGCCTGAGTGGCGAGGTGTTCCCGCCCGTGTGGGTGGCGCTGCTGCGCTCGGTGTTCGGCGCGGCGGTGCTGTTGCTCGCGCTGCGGCTGGGCCGCCACAGCCTGCCGCCCGCGCGGCTGTGGAAACCGCTGCTGCTGGTGGCGCTGTTCAACAACGTGATTCCCTGGTCGTTCTTCGCGTGGGGCGAGCAGACGGTCAGCAGCAACATCGCGGCGATCATCAACGCCACCACGCCGCTGTTCGCGCTGCTGATCGGCCTGACCCTGCGCGACACCCGCCTGCGCGGCGTGACCCTGGCGGGCGTGCTGCTGGGCCTGGGCGGCGTCGCCCTGACCGTTTCGGGCGGGCTGGGCGGCGGGCACGCCACGCTGCACGGCGTGATCATCCTGCTGCTCGCCAGCCTGGGGTACGCGGTCGCCACCACCATCGCCAAACGCACCCTGGGTGGCCTGAACCCCGTCGGGCTGGCGACCACGCAGCTGGGCCTGAGCAGCGTCATCCTGCTGCCGGTCGCGCTGATCGGCCCGGCCCCCGCCCCGCTCACCCTGACGGCCGTGGGCGCGGTGGCGTTCCTGGGCATCGTCGGCAGCGGACTGGCGTACCTGCTGTACTACGGCCTGCTGGCCCGCGTGAGCCCCACGCAGGTCACCGCCGTCACGTACGCCCTGCCGGTCTGGGGTCTGGGCTGGGCGGCGCTGGCCGGAGAGCCCGTCGGGGCCCTGTCCGTGCTGGGCGTGCTCGTGGTGCTCGCGGGGCTGGGGCTGATCAACCTGCCGCCCCGCGCGAAACGTGTTCCGGGGGCGGTG